Proteins from a genomic interval of Quercus robur chromosome 9, dhQueRobu3.1, whole genome shotgun sequence:
- the LOC126699141 gene encoding pentatricopeptide repeat-containing protein At4g21190 isoform X2, with protein sequence MLTLTYSPPFIIKRLESIKIGRTSSSVVVCAAKGPRPRYPRVWKTRQRIGTISKSAKLVECINKLSNVKEEVYGALDSFIAWDLEFPLITVKKALKTLEDQREWKRIIQVTKWMLSKGQGRTMGSYFTLLNALAEDERLDEVEELWTKIFTENLDSTPRVFFDKMISIYHKRGIHEKMFEIFADMEELGIRPTVPIVTMVGNVFKELGMMDKYKKLKKKYPPPKWEYRYIKGKRVKIRAKDLRAIDGSNKDADAGKHEETYQTSNDMHEEADTSSDELDIEANDPSKDVIRHTDQTPIDGSNKDAGKHEETYQTSNDMHEEADTSSDELDIEANDPSKDVIRHTDQTPNEFYEESETNSEELEIEANISS encoded by the exons ATGCTTACATTGACATACTCTCCGCCATTCATAATAAAAAGACTGGAATCCATTAAAATAGGCAGGACTTCGAGCAGTGTCGTG gtatGTGCTGCAAAAGGTCCAAGACCAAGATATCCTCGAGTTTGGAAAACAAGACAGAGAATTGGAACTATTTCCAAGTCTGCAAAGCTCGTTGAATGT ATTAATAAATTGTCAAATGTCAAAGAGGAAGTTTATGGGGCTCTTGATTCCTTCATTGCCTGGGATTTAGAGTTCCCTTTAATTACGGTGAAGAAGGCATTGAAGACTCTTGAGGATCAAAGAGAATGGAAGAGAATAattcag GTGACGAAGTGGATGTTGAGCAAAGGACAAGGAAGAACAATGGGAAGCTATTTCACATTACTAAATGCCTTAGCAGAGGATGAGAGACTTGATGAGGTTGAAGAGCTTTGGACAAAAATATTTACAGAGAACTTAGACAGCACACCTCGAGTTTTCTTTGATAAAATGATTTCTATTTACCATAAAAGGGGCATTCATGAGAAGATGTTTGAG ATATTTGCTGACATGGAAGAGCTTGGTATCCGACCAACTGTTCCAATTGTTACAATGGTTGGGAATGTCTTCAAGGAGCTGGGTATGATGGACAAATACaagaaactgaagaagaaaTATCCCCCACCAAAATGGGAATATCGATACATCAAAGGAAAACGTGTTAAAATTCGAGCTAAGGATCTTCGAGCAATTGATGGTTCTAATAAAGATGCAG ATGCAGGTAAGCATGAGGAGACTTACCAGACTTCCAATGATATGCATGAGGAAGCTGACACAAGTTCAGATGAACTCGATATTGAAGCTAATGATCCTAGCAAGGATGTAATTAGGCATACTGACCAGACTCCAATTGATGGTTCTAATAAAGATGCAGGTAAGCATGAGGAGACTTACCAGACTTCCAATGATATGCATGAGGAAGCTGACACAAGTTCAGATGAACTCGATATTGAAGCTAATGATCCTAGCAAGGATGTAATTAGGCATACTGACCAGACTCCAAATGAATTTTATGAGGAATCCGAAACAAATTCTGAAGAACTCGAAATTGAAGCCAACATTTCTTCTTAA
- the LOC126699141 gene encoding pentatricopeptide repeat-containing protein At4g21190 isoform X3: MLTLTYSPPFIIKRLESIKIGRTSSSVVVCAAKGPRPRYPRVWKTRQRIGTISKSAKLVECINKLSNVKEEVYGALDSFIAWDLEFPLITVKKALKTLEDQREWKRIIQVTKWMLSKGQGRTMGSYFTLLNALAEDERLDEVEELWTKIFTENLDSTPRVFFDKMISIYHKRGIHEKMFEIFADMEELGIRPTVPIVTMVGNVFKELGMMDKYKKLKKKYPPPKWEYRYIKGKRVKIRAKDLRAIDGSNKDADAGKHEETYQTSNDMHEEADTSSDELDIEANDPSKDVIRHTDQTPNEFYEESETNSEELEIEANISS, translated from the exons ATGCTTACATTGACATACTCTCCGCCATTCATAATAAAAAGACTGGAATCCATTAAAATAGGCAGGACTTCGAGCAGTGTCGTG gtatGTGCTGCAAAAGGTCCAAGACCAAGATATCCTCGAGTTTGGAAAACAAGACAGAGAATTGGAACTATTTCCAAGTCTGCAAAGCTCGTTGAATGT ATTAATAAATTGTCAAATGTCAAAGAGGAAGTTTATGGGGCTCTTGATTCCTTCATTGCCTGGGATTTAGAGTTCCCTTTAATTACGGTGAAGAAGGCATTGAAGACTCTTGAGGATCAAAGAGAATGGAAGAGAATAattcag GTGACGAAGTGGATGTTGAGCAAAGGACAAGGAAGAACAATGGGAAGCTATTTCACATTACTAAATGCCTTAGCAGAGGATGAGAGACTTGATGAGGTTGAAGAGCTTTGGACAAAAATATTTACAGAGAACTTAGACAGCACACCTCGAGTTTTCTTTGATAAAATGATTTCTATTTACCATAAAAGGGGCATTCATGAGAAGATGTTTGAG ATATTTGCTGACATGGAAGAGCTTGGTATCCGACCAACTGTTCCAATTGTTACAATGGTTGGGAATGTCTTCAAGGAGCTGGGTATGATGGACAAATACaagaaactgaagaagaaaTATCCCCCACCAAAATGGGAATATCGATACATCAAAGGAAAACGTGTTAAAATTCGAGCTAAGGATCTTCGAGCAATTGATGGTTCTAATAAAGATGCAG ATGCAGGTAAGCATGAGGAGACTTACCAGACTTCCAATGATATGCATGAGGAAGCTGACACAAGTTCAGATGAACTCGATATTGAAGCTAATGATCCTAGCAAGGATGTAATTAGGCATACTGACCAGACTCCAAATGAATTTTATGAGGAATCCGAAACAAATTCTGAAGAACTCGAAATTGAAGCCAACATTTCTTCTTAA
- the LOC126699141 gene encoding pentatricopeptide repeat-containing protein At4g21190 isoform X1, translating to MLTLTYSPPFIIKRLESIKIGRTSSSVVVCAAKGPRPRYPRVWKTRQRIGTISKSAKLVECINKLSNVKEEVYGALDSFIAWDLEFPLITVKKALKTLEDQREWKRIIQVTKWMLSKGQGRTMGSYFTLLNALAEDERLDEVEELWTKIFTENLDSTPRVFFDKMISIYHKRGIHEKMFEIFADMEELGIRPTVPIVTMVGNVFKELGMMDKYKKLKKKYPPPKWEYRYIKGKRVKIRAKDLRAIDGSNKDAGKHEETYQTSNDMHEETDTSSDELDIEANDPSKDVIRHTDQTPIDGSNKDAGKHEETYQTSNDMHEEADTSSDELDIEANDPSKDVIRHTDQTPIDGSNKDAGKHEETYQTSNDMHEEADTSSDELDIEANDPSKDVIRHTDQTPNEFYEESETNSEELEIEANISS from the exons ATGCTTACATTGACATACTCTCCGCCATTCATAATAAAAAGACTGGAATCCATTAAAATAGGCAGGACTTCGAGCAGTGTCGTG gtatGTGCTGCAAAAGGTCCAAGACCAAGATATCCTCGAGTTTGGAAAACAAGACAGAGAATTGGAACTATTTCCAAGTCTGCAAAGCTCGTTGAATGT ATTAATAAATTGTCAAATGTCAAAGAGGAAGTTTATGGGGCTCTTGATTCCTTCATTGCCTGGGATTTAGAGTTCCCTTTAATTACGGTGAAGAAGGCATTGAAGACTCTTGAGGATCAAAGAGAATGGAAGAGAATAattcag GTGACGAAGTGGATGTTGAGCAAAGGACAAGGAAGAACAATGGGAAGCTATTTCACATTACTAAATGCCTTAGCAGAGGATGAGAGACTTGATGAGGTTGAAGAGCTTTGGACAAAAATATTTACAGAGAACTTAGACAGCACACCTCGAGTTTTCTTTGATAAAATGATTTCTATTTACCATAAAAGGGGCATTCATGAGAAGATGTTTGAG ATATTTGCTGACATGGAAGAGCTTGGTATCCGACCAACTGTTCCAATTGTTACAATGGTTGGGAATGTCTTCAAGGAGCTGGGTATGATGGACAAATACaagaaactgaagaagaaaTATCCCCCACCAAAATGGGAATATCGATACATCAAAGGAAAACGTGTTAAAATTCGAGCTAAGGATCTTCGAGCAATTGATGGTTCTAATAAAGATGCAGGTAAGCATGAGGAGACTTACCAGACTTCCAATGATATGCATGAGGAAACTGACACAAGTTCAGATGAACTCGATATTGAAGCTAATGATCCTAGCAAGGATGTAATTAGGCATACTGACCAGACTCCAATTGATGGTTCTAATAAAGATGCAGGTAAGCATGAGGAGACTTACCAGACTTCCAATGATATGCATGAGGAAGCTGACACAAGTTCAGATGAACTCGATATTGAAGCTAATGATCCTAGCAAGGATGTAATTAGGCATACTGACCAGACTCCAATTGATGGTTCTAATAAAGATGCAGGTAAGCATGAGGAGACTTACCAGACTTCCAATGATATGCATGAGGAAGCTGACACAAGTTCAGATGAACTCGATATTGAAGCTAATGATCCTAGCAAGGATGTAATTAGGCATACTGACCAGACTCCAAATGAATTTTATGAGGAATCCGAAACAAATTCTGAAGAACTCGAAATTGAAGCCAACATTTCTTCTTAA
- the LOC126700484 gene encoding uncharacterized protein At3g49140-like isoform X2: MMMIESAMAVRFPAGANVCSSTALPYCRSMWSSEDVNGVHVTSYRLSHPGGGFDSPWNRNRRLRGGYMTRRNALVKNNRIRATAEHLGSTRDPKKQNGGSQYHPYEDIAELTPENRGDARLTAAESSRTIIEVNSKATLTFSSMINGEVHENIILPELPYVTDEHGNIYFQVNNDDNSAFQSLTSDNNFVQVIIGLDTMEMLSDMELSDPLEIDFGIEEIEDEDSDTEDEDDEDTVEDEDYDTDWVSVHDDEDDQYDSDETLADWAKLETMRSSHPMHFASKLTEVASDDPIDWMEEPSASLAIQGLLRPAFIEEQSVIQKHLSDHQSSNADINQAGKIVEDKPEDLGMINGYRTESGSSEDGSNQAEEPEKDEIPVNGTTFYRLEMIRIQLFSSHGHPTVVEVEDFVKAQPDAIAHSAAKIISRLKAGGEKTIQALKSLCWRCKGIQVEEAALIGVDSLGFDLKVCSGTQVQTLRFAFHTRAPSEYSAERQLNDLLFPRIHHKPQMMKQTPK, from the exons ATGATGATGATCGAATCAGCCATGGCCGTACGATTCCCCGCCGGCGCAAATGTCTGCTCCTCCACCGCCTTACCct ATTGTCGTTCAATGTGGAGCTCGGAGGATGTGAACGGAGTCCACGTCACCTCTTACCGGCTTTCTCACCCTGGCGGCGGTTTCGATTCTCCGTG GAATAGAAATCGACGATTAAGAGGTGGTTACATGACGAGAAGAAATGCTCTTGTAAAGAACAATAGAATTCGAGCAACTGCAGAGCATTTGGGCTCGACTCGGGACCCTAAAAAGCAGAATGGGGGGTCACAGTACCATCCGTATGAAGACATTGCTGAGTTGACACCGGAGAATCGTGGAGACGCTAGGCTTACAGCTGCAGAAAGTAGTAGGACAATTATTGAG GTAAACAGCAAAGCGACACTTACATTTTCCAGTATGATCAATGGCGAAGTTCATGAGAATATCATCTTGCCTGAGTTGCCTTACGTTACTGATGAACATGGAA ATATCTACTTTCAAGTGAACAATGATGACAACAGTGCTTTCCAATCCCTAACTTCAGATAACAACTTTGTG CAAGTCATTATAGGCTTGGATACTATGGAAATGCTCAGTGACATGGAGTTATCAGATCCATTAGAAATTGATTTTGGAATTGAGGAAATTGAAGATGAGGATAGTGATACtgaagatgaggatgatgaggataccgttgaagatgaagattatGATACG GACTGGGTTtctgttcatgatgatgaagaCGACCAGTATGATTCTGATGAGACACTCGCAGACTGGGCAAAGTTGGAGACTATGCGTTCTTCTCATCCAATGCATTTTGCCAGTAAGCTGACTGAG GTTGCTTCAGATGATCCTATAGACTGGATGGAGGAGCCTTCAGCTAGTCTTGCTATCCAAGGCCTTCTAAGACCTGCCTTTATTGAAGAACAATCTGTCATTCAAAAACATCTATCTGACCATCAGTCCAGTAATGCTGACATAAATCAGGCTGGGAAAATTGTAGAAGACAAACCAGAAGATCTTGGTATGATTAATGGTTACAGAACTGAATCTGGATCATCTGAAGATGGTTCAAACCAGGCTGAGGAACCTGAGAAGGATGAAATCCCTGTGAATGGGACTACATTTTACAGGTTGGAGATGATTAGAATTCAGCTGTTCTCCTCACATGGACATCCG ACTGTTGTTGAGGTAGAAGACTTCGTGAAAGCTCAACCTGATGCTATTGCACACTCAGCAGCCAAAATTATATCTCGTCTAAAAGCTGGTGGAGAAAAGACCATACAGGCCCTCAAATCTCTTTGTTGGAGATGTAAGGGCATTCAAGTGGAg GAGGCAGCACTTATTGGTGTAGATTCCCTTGGGTTTGACTTAAAGGTTTGTTCAGGAACACAAGTACAAACATTGCGGTTTGCATTTCATACACGG